Proteins from a single region of Sphaerochaeta globosa str. Buddy:
- a CDS encoding amidohydrolase family protein encodes MNYFFDQHFHVMHISHPNLISFFSSLESGIPDLITSGALSPSYILTTKNRKGPILLNRLTNTLTTFEQTIGQTLVMMEDDLQGVFASHEEGAPRPELPYIRDGKMHMRGRTYDKLAMCPLLMDFSSNQIRKENLYYPTPNEQKILDYVQDTLQGFAYYRKEKPDGLFEFFPFLGINPPVHSLDFIKELLETYVTTDGKKKQTKQFYGIKFYPPLGYDPWPTDEMEREKVLYIYDFCNQYGIPIMTHCDDQGFRGVPAKEAWKYTAPSAYKPVLARFPMLRIDFAHYGWQYTPLQKNPLTMFSGLTSKIPDSTWFYEIIELMQLYPNIYADVSFSGTNGDFYALFTNYLNSLDEEKRQTILCRSLFGSDFSVNLMKVESYTSYYRMFEQSPLSDDEVHAMVSTNPSRFMKFES; translated from the coding sequence ATGAACTATTTCTTCGACCAGCACTTCCATGTCATGCACATTTCCCATCCGAATCTCATCAGTTTCTTCTCTTCGCTGGAGTCCGGCATTCCCGATCTCATCACCAGCGGAGCACTCTCCCCCAGCTACATTCTCACAACCAAGAATCGTAAAGGCCCGATACTCCTCAACCGATTGACCAATACACTTACCACCTTCGAGCAGACCATCGGCCAAACCTTGGTGATGATGGAAGATGACTTACAAGGCGTGTTTGCATCACATGAAGAAGGAGCGCCCAGACCCGAGCTTCCCTATATCAGGGACGGGAAAATGCATATGCGTGGGAGAACCTACGATAAACTGGCTATGTGCCCGCTTCTGATGGATTTCTCCAGCAACCAAATCCGCAAGGAAAATCTCTATTACCCCACTCCCAATGAACAAAAAATCCTCGACTATGTACAAGATACGCTTCAAGGATTTGCTTATTATCGTAAGGAAAAGCCTGATGGACTGTTTGAGTTTTTTCCGTTCCTCGGAATCAATCCTCCGGTGCACTCCCTCGATTTCATCAAGGAGTTATTGGAAACCTATGTGACTACGGATGGAAAGAAAAAACAAACCAAGCAATTCTATGGCATCAAGTTCTATCCGCCCCTAGGATATGATCCTTGGCCGACCGATGAGATGGAGAGGGAGAAAGTCCTGTATATCTATGATTTCTGCAACCAATACGGCATCCCGATCATGACGCATTGTGATGACCAAGGCTTTCGAGGAGTTCCAGCCAAGGAAGCCTGGAAGTACACTGCACCATCGGCCTACAAGCCGGTTCTGGCCCGCTTTCCGATGCTTAGGATTGACTTTGCCCATTATGGCTGGCAATATACTCCGCTGCAGAAGAATCCCCTTACTATGTTTTCTGGTCTGACCAGCAAAATCCCCGACTCAACATGGTTCTATGAGATTATCGAGCTGATGCAGCTCTATCCAAACATCTATGCCGATGTCTCTTTCAGCGGAACCAATGGGGACTTCTATGCTTTGTTTACCAACTATTTGAATTCATTGGATGAAGAAAAACGGCAGACTATTCTTTGCCGTTCGCTTTTCGGTTCCGATTTTTCAGTCAATCTGATGAAAGTGGAAAGTTATACCTCCTACTATCGGATGTTTGAGCAATCGCCACTGTCCGATGATGAGGTGCATGCGATGGTTTCAACCAATCCAAGCCGCTTCATGAAATTCGAAAGCTAA
- the rbr gene encoding rubrerythrin, with product MELKGSKTEANLNTAFAGESMARNKYTYYASQAKKEGYVQIANLFEETAANEKEHAKIWYKLLQEGGEIHTTATNLKDAAAGEHYEWTEMYSGFAKIAREEGFNKIATLFEMVAAIEKHHEQRYLDLLKNVEGSLVFSREGDQMWKCSNCGHIVIGKKAPAICAVCAHPQAYFEIVAKNY from the coding sequence ATGGAATTGAAAGGATCAAAGACGGAAGCCAATCTGAATACTGCGTTTGCAGGTGAATCCATGGCACGCAACAAGTACACGTATTACGCTTCCCAGGCCAAGAAGGAAGGGTATGTTCAGATCGCCAATCTGTTTGAGGAAACTGCTGCCAATGAAAAGGAACACGCCAAGATTTGGTACAAGCTCCTGCAGGAAGGTGGAGAGATTCATACTACCGCTACTAACCTGAAGGATGCTGCCGCCGGCGAGCACTATGAGTGGACCGAAATGTATTCCGGTTTTGCCAAGATTGCCCGCGAGGAAGGATTCAATAAGATTGCAACCCTCTTTGAGATGGTCGCAGCGATTGAGAAGCATCATGAGCAGCGCTATCTTGACTTGTTGAAGAATGTCGAAGGTTCGTTGGTCTTCAGTCGTGAGGGAGACCAGATGTGGAAGTGCTCCAACTGTGGTCATATCGTCATTGGCAAGAAAGCCCCTGCAATATGTGCTGTTTGCGCCCATCCCCAAGCATATTTCGAGATTGTTGCCAAGAATTACTAA
- a CDS encoding Fur family transcriptional regulator: MKEKRQTIQKGLVWDAVTTATNHPNAEQIYENIVLKHPSISRATVYRNLNMLVDEGKVKRIRVLGGPDHFDRTLGNHYHIQCTDCKQVSDIEMFDDINLCAKNVETFGYVLESYEIVFNGVCPDCQKKHAAEKQ, from the coding sequence ATGAAAGAGAAGCGACAGACAATACAGAAGGGACTGGTATGGGACGCAGTTACTACTGCAACCAATCATCCTAATGCTGAACAAATTTACGAGAACATTGTGCTGAAGCATCCTTCCATCAGTCGAGCGACGGTATATCGCAATTTGAATATGCTGGTTGATGAAGGAAAGGTAAAACGTATCCGTGTTCTTGGTGGCCCTGACCATTTCGACCGTACATTGGGAAATCATTACCATATCCAATGCACTGATTGTAAGCAGGTGAGTGACATTGAGATGTTTGACGATATCAACCTTTGCGCAAAGAATGTTGAAACCTTTGGATATGTCCTTGAATCTTACGAGATAGTGTTCAACGGGGTTTGCCCCGATTGCCAAAAAAAGCATGCTGCCGAAAAGCAGTGA